From one Zhongshania sp. R06B22 genomic stretch:
- a CDS encoding BLUF domain-containing protein: MSLYQLIYCSKRVISAEDDSGVTVDVEQLLIQARRNNELVDVSGLLYFGSEYYLQCLEGSPSAVNSVYNKIISDSRHSDIVLIDYRQIAKRAYSNWDMAYVKESSMTESLIKLYAGGSKFNPLDMSVESVMQLMQTFKSCLTVVDA, from the coding sequence ATGTCTTTGTATCAACTTATTTATTGCAGTAAGCGGGTCATTTCTGCAGAGGATGATAGCGGGGTCACGGTGGACGTCGAGCAGTTACTCATTCAAGCGCGCCGAAACAATGAATTAGTTGATGTTAGTGGGCTATTGTACTTTGGTAGTGAATATTATCTGCAGTGTCTTGAGGGTTCACCTAGCGCTGTTAACTCTGTATATAACAAAATTATTAGCGACTCTCGCCATAGTGACATTGTCCTAATTGATTACAGGCAAATAGCAAAACGTGCCTATTCCAATTGGGATATGGCCTATGTAAAAGAATCTTCTATGACCGAGTCTTTAATAAAATTATATGCTGGCGGATCGAAATTTAATCCACTTGATATGTCAGTGGAGAGTGTTATGCAGTTGATGCAAACGTTCAAGAGTTGCCTGACTGTTGTCGACGCTTGA